The following are encoded in a window of Corynebacterium argentoratense DSM 44202 genomic DNA:
- the rimM gene encoding ribosome maturation factor RimM (Essential for efficient processing of 16S rRNA) yields MEELLIGKVIKSHGIRGEVVVDPTTDEPGRRFAVGTVVHGTQGPKEHELRIDAVRPHKGRLLIMFEGITDRTTADSLRGTHFFAPPLENDDDEEGFYDHELEGLAVIHDGQRIGEVTGVMHGPAGEILEVELSGGKQALIPFVHAIVPDVNLDEQTITITPPDGLLDL; encoded by the coding sequence ATGGAAGAACTGCTCATCGGCAAGGTCATTAAATCCCACGGCATCAGGGGGGAAGTAGTGGTCGACCCTACAACGGACGAACCCGGGCGTCGTTTTGCCGTCGGCACCGTCGTTCACGGCACCCAAGGTCCCAAAGAACACGAACTGCGCATCGATGCTGTACGCCCCCACAAAGGTAGGCTACTGATCATGTTCGAAGGGATTACCGACCGAACAACAGCAGACAGCCTCCGAGGAACCCACTTCTTCGCCCCGCCACTAGAAAACGACGATGACGAAGAAGGCTTCTATGATCACGAACTCGAAGGACTTGCCGTAATCCACGATGGACAACGTATCGGCGAAGTTACCGGAGTCATGCACGGCCCCGCCGGCGAAATCCTCGAAGTGGAGCTAAGCGGCGGCAAGCAAGCCCTCATTCCTTTCGTGCACGCCATTGTCCCCGACGTCAACCTTGACGAACAAACCATCACCATCACCCCACCCGACGGACTGCTGGACCTCTAA
- the trmD gene encoding tRNA (guanosine(37)-N1)-methyltransferase TrmD, whose amino-acid sequence MRIDVVTIFPEYLEPLRHALLGKAIEQGLISVGVHDLRQWASGAHRTVDDSPCGGGPGMVMLPTVWGPALDDVAEGNLEASLSSAQPHADKPRHDDLQPSSFSGYTHGESTYSDGTDDRPLLVVPTPTGTPFTQETAQRWSRERHVVFACGRYEGIDSRVITDAAKRYKVEEVSIGDYVLIGGEVATLVMAEAVVRLIPGVLGNASSHLEDSFSDGLLEGPSYTKPRHWRGQSVPDILFSGDHNAIARWHRDQSLALTAARRPDLLDAARQRGDLSERDEQALDLRDVITEIQILIDPKQLKGLTKDLPTRLAKDNIFFATVTTEEISQACQADNMLIAAYEQQHGQPPATQRTIQLYIHARTTLGDAACTRAVANKLPEGTQWYGTTHHA is encoded by the coding sequence ATGCGTATCGATGTCGTCACCATCTTCCCCGAATATCTAGAGCCACTGCGCCATGCACTTCTAGGTAAAGCCATTGAACAGGGGCTTATCTCTGTTGGTGTTCACGACCTACGCCAATGGGCAAGTGGCGCCCACCGCACCGTCGACGATTCCCCGTGCGGCGGCGGGCCCGGAATGGTCATGCTGCCCACAGTGTGGGGCCCAGCGCTTGATGACGTCGCGGAAGGCAACCTTGAAGCAAGCTTGAGCTCTGCACAACCACATGCGGACAAGCCACGCCACGATGACTTGCAACCAAGCAGCTTCAGTGGATACACGCACGGCGAGAGTACATACTCTGATGGCACTGATGACCGCCCGCTGCTCGTAGTACCCACGCCCACAGGCACCCCCTTCACCCAAGAAACTGCCCAAAGGTGGTCGCGGGAACGCCACGTAGTGTTCGCCTGCGGCAGATATGAAGGCATCGACAGCCGAGTGATCACCGACGCCGCCAAACGCTACAAAGTTGAAGAGGTAAGCATCGGAGACTACGTCCTCATCGGTGGCGAAGTAGCCACACTGGTGATGGCCGAAGCCGTCGTGCGACTGATCCCGGGAGTGCTCGGCAACGCGTCGAGTCACCTCGAAGACAGTTTCTCCGACGGGCTCCTCGAAGGCCCCAGCTACACAAAACCCCGACACTGGCGCGGCCAGAGCGTCCCAGACATTTTGTTCAGCGGTGATCACAATGCCATAGCCCGCTGGCACCGTGACCAGTCCCTAGCGTTGACCGCCGCACGTCGCCCCGATCTGCTCGACGCCGCACGCCAACGCGGTGACTTGAGCGAGCGCGACGAGCAAGCCTTAGACCTCCGCGACGTCATCACTGAAATCCAAATACTTATCGACCCCAAGCAACTCAAAGGTCTCACAAAAGACCTCCCCACGCGCCTAGCCAAAGACAATATCTTCTTCGCCACGGTCACCACAGAGGAAATCAGCCAAGCCTGCCAAGCGGACAACATGCTCATAGCCGCATACGAACAACAACACGGCCAACCCCCCGCAACACAGCGCACCATACAGCTCTACATCCACGCGCGAACAACCCTCGGTGACGCCGCGTGCACCCGCGCCGTAGCCAACAAACTGCCCGAAGGCACGCAATGGTACGGAACCACCCACCACGCCTGA